The window ATGCAACATCCAGTGCAACTACTGCAACCGCAAGTATGACTGTGTGAACGAGTCCCGCCCGGGCGTGACCAGTGGTGTTCTGAAACCGTTCCAGGCCGCCGAATATATGGATCAGGTCCTGGAAAAGGAACCTCGTATCACTGTGGCCGGTATTGCTGGTCCCGGCGACCCGTTCGCCAATCCCAAGGAGACTCTGGAGACCATGCGTCTGCTCAATGAGAAGCACCCGCATCTCCTGTTCTGCCTCTCCAGTAATGGTATGGGTATCCTTCCTTACCTCGACGAGATTGCCGAGCTGGGTGTGTCCCACGTGACCATCACCATCTCTGCCGTTGATCCGAAGATCGGCGCCCAGATTTACTCCTGGGTCAAGGACGGCAATGTCGTCTACCGTGGTGAGCAGGGCGCTAAGATCCTGCTGGAACGTCAGCTTGCTGCCATCAAGGGGCTCAAGGAACGCGGCCTTGTCGTAAAGGTCAACTCCATCGTGATTCCCGGCATCAATGATGAGCACATCGTTGAAGTGGCCAAGGTCTGCTCCGAACTGGGTGCTGACATTCAGAATATGATCCCGCTCAAGCCCACATCGGATACCCCGTTCTCGCATCTGCCCGAACCGGGGCGCGAGACCGTAGTGCCGCTGCGCAAGGAAGCAGGCGAGTTCATCAACCAGATGACGCACTGCAAGCGTTGCCGCGCCGATGCTGTCGGTCTGTTGGGCGACGACAAGTCCGCTTCCCTGTGCGGAACCCTGCAGGCCTGCTCTAAGCTGAAGCCCCTTGAGGTGAACACGCCGAGGCCCAATGTGGCCGTGGCCACCCGCGAGGGCATGCTCGTGAACCAGCATCTGGGTGAGGCCAAGTCCTTCCAGATCTGGACCGAGGCCGACACCGGCGGCTACAGACTGGTCGAAGAGCGTCCGGCACCCAACGCCGGTTGCGGTCCCAAGCGCTGGTATGAACTGGCCGAGTTGTTGTCCGACTGCCGCGCCGTACTCTGCGCTGCCATTGGCGAGACCCCTCGTCTGGCGCTGGAAGAGAACGGTATCCAGTCCCATGTCGTGGACGGATTCATCAATGACGCCCTCCGCTACATCTTCGAGGGTGGCGACATGAACGCTATCAAGGTGCGCCGTACCGGTATCGGCGGCGGTTGCGCTGGCGGAGGCGGTGGCTGCGGCTAGGCGGCCTCCCTCAATGTGACAGAAATAGTGAAGCCCCGCTCTGAGAGAGCGGGGCTTCTTTTGTACAAACTGTCCAGAGAGGGGTTCAGAATGTCGGGTGCATCGGTTCTGGGGACAATCCCCTTTGCTGGACTAGCTCACTATGATCTGAAACGCTTTTCATTATAATGCTGGTTGGATGATGCCAATATCCTGTGGCTTCATGGAGATCCGAGGGAGATCGTTTGAAACAGAGGCCTACAGGGTGCTCATAAAACCATGCCGCTTGTCACGTAATCCAGCCGATGCAGGCATTCGTCTTCGCTTGTTCCGGGTCCTCAGTTTGCGTAAAATCTGTTGCTTTTCAACCTATTCGGTCAGCATCGCATCTTCTCCCTTGAAGGGCAGGTAGTTGGGCGTCATTTTATCCTTGAGCTCGACACCTGATTTCTTGCTGGCGAGCGCCATCTCCGTTAGATAGGCGAGTTTCTGGACGCCTTCATCAATGGTCAGGCCGCCGTTGCGCACATTTGAGATGCAGTTGCGGGCTTCGTCCGTAGTGCCGGGCTTGGGGCTGTAGGTCATGTAGATGCCCATGGAGTTGGGCGAGCTCAGGCCCGGGCGTTCTCCGATGAGGATGATTGACAGGGTGGCCTGCAACCGGTCGGCAATCTCGTCGGCGACTGCGACGCGACCGTTTTCTACGAGGGCGACAGGGGCGCTGTTGATACCGGCCCTTTGAGCCATGGGAATGAACTTGTTCAGAAATTCTAATGCGTTCTCATGGATGGCGCGGGACGACAGTCCATCACTGACTGTCACGCAGATGTCGTAGCCCTTGGTGATGCCATCAAATGCTGTGCGTGATTCTTCGCTCAACTGCCGTCCCAGATCAGGGCGGGTTAAATACTCACTGCGGTCAGTAACACTGCTCTTGAGCTTGATGGTTTCGATGCCGCTTGCGGCCAAATCATTGGCCAGCTTGTCGATGGAAAAGGGGGTGTGGACTGCATCGCGCGCCTGGGCATGGGCCAGTTTGAAGTCGAGGGACTCTCGAAGGGGGAGGCTTGACCCCACGCGCCCGAGACTGATGCGGGCATCGGTGAATTTCTTGAGATTATGCCAATGATCTTCTGTAATGATTTCAGGCTTATCGTTCGTCATTGTCTGGCCTCCCTTAGTTGTTCGCGTTCTGTGGCAGGGCCATCAAGCGGTTGGAGGGGGAAGTGGGAAGCAGTGTCCCCTTGTCGTCGTGCAGACCCATGGCTTCAAGCCACAGTTCGAATTCCGGTGCGGCCTTCTTGCCCAGCAGGGAGCGCAGGTAGCACGCGTCATGAAAGGAGGTGGATTGATAGTTGAGCATGATGTCGTCTGCCCCGGGAATGCCCATGATGAAATTGCATCCCGCGGTGCCGAGCAGGGTCAACAGCATGTCCATGTCGTCCTGATCTGCTTCGGCGTGGTTGGTGTAACAGATGTCCACACCCATGGGCAGGCCGAGTAGTTTGCCGCAGAAGTGGTCTTCCAGACCGGCGCGGATGATCTGCTTGCCGTTGTAAAGATATTCGGGGCCGATGAAGCCCACGACAGTGTTGACCAGCAGCGGGTCGAATTTCCGGGCCACGGCATATGCCCGCGCCTCAATGGTCATCTGGTCCACGCCGTGATGGGCGTTTGCGGACAGGGCGCTTCCCTGTCCTGTCTCGAAATACATGACGTTATTGCCCACGGTGCCGCGTTTGAGGGACAGGGTCGCTTCGTGGGCTTCCTGCAGCAACCCGAGGGAGATGCCGAAACTGGCGTTGGCTTTCTCCGTGCCTGCGATGGATTGGAAGCAGAGATCAACTGGTGCGCCGTTTTTGATCGCTTCCATGGTTGTGGTGACGTGGGTCAACACGCAACTCTGGGTGGGAATATCGTATCGCTCGATGATGGAGTCGAGCATGTGGAGCAGGCGGGTAATATTGGGAAGGCTGTCGGTGGCGGGGTTGATGCCGATGACGGCATCGCCGCAGCCGTAGCACAGGCCATCCAGTGTAGAGGCCGCGATACCGTTGAGATCGTCGGTCGGGTGGTTGGGCTGGAGCCGGACCGAGAAGGTGCCGGGTTGCCCGATGGTGTTGCGAAAGCGGGTCACGACCTCACATTTGGACGCGACAAGGATCAGGTCCTGTACGCGCATCAGTTTGGAGACTGCGGCGGCCATCTCCGGCGTAACGCCGGGGGCCAGTTTGGCAAGCGCCTGTGGCGAGGCCTCATTGGTCAGGAGCCAGTCGCGAAAGTCGCCCACCGTCATGGCGCTGATGGGAGCGAACGCTTCGGCGTCATGATCGTCGATGATCAGGCGCGTGACTTCATCCTCTTCATAGGGAATGACAGTTTCGTTCAGGAACCGTTTCAACGGAACCTCGGCCAGTTCCATTTGTGCCCGTACGCGTTCTTCTTCGGAGGCTGCGGCGATACCGGCAAGTATGTCACCGGACCGCAGGGGGGCTGCCAGCGCCAGCAGTTCTTTCAAGCTTTTCTTTTCATGGGCCATGTCGGTCTTCCCTCTCGACATTCATGTTGATGGCCCGGACATGAAGTCCGGGCCATCCATTGTTACCATTTACTGTGTGCGTATACCAGTTCCCTAATTGCCGAAGTAAAGTTCCGGCAGATACAGGGCGATTTCCGGGAATATCATGATCAGCGCCAGGCCAAAGGTCATGAGAATGACGAAGGGCACGATGGAGCTGTAGATATCCACCAGCGTTACTTCCTTTGGTGCCATGGCCTTCATCAGGAAGAGGTTGTAGCCGAACGGTGGCGTCATGTACGCGATCTGACAGGTGACAGTGTAGAGAACACCGTACCAGACCGGGTTGAAGCCAAGGTGGATGATCAGCGGAATGTACAGCGGGGCCACGATGACGAGCATGGCGGTGTCGTCAAGGAACATACCCATGATGATGTAGGAGACCTGCATCATGATGAGGACACCCCAGGGGCTGAGGCCCCACTCTTCCATGAAGAGGCGCTCGATGGCGTGGACTGCGCCGAGGCCATCGAAGACGGCGCCGAATGCAAGGGCTGCGAGGATGATCCACATGAACATGCAGCTGACGCTGAGGGTGGAGTACAGGGTGTCGCGCATGACCTTCTTGGTCAGTCGTTTCTTGGCAATGGCAGCGAGGGTCGCAGCCACGGCGCCGACGGAGGAACTTTCCACCAGACTGGTGACACCCATCATGAAGAGGCCGGTGACGGAGAAGATGATTGCCAGCGGCAGGAGACCTGCGCGCAGCAGACGGAACTTCTCGGCCTTGCTGACGTTGCGCTCTTCTTCGGACAGGGCGGGGCCGAGTTCGGGCTGGAGCTTACAACGGATGACGATGTAGGCGATGAACAGGACGGCAAAGAGCAGACCGGGGCCGACACCAGCCAACCACAGACGGCTGACGGGCTGGCGCGCGATCATGCCGTACAGCACCAGTACGATACTCGGAGGCACCATGATGCCGAGGGAGGAGCCGGCCTGAATAACACCGGTAACCATGCGTTTGTCGTAGCCGCGTTTGAGCATTTCGGGCAGGGCGATACTGGAGCCGATTGCCATACCGGCCACACTGAGGCCGTTCATGGCCGAGATGGCGACCATGAGGACAATGGTTCCGATGGCGAGCCCGCCCCCTAGTGACCCCATCCATACATGGAGCATTTTATAGAGGTCGTTGGCGATCCCCGATTCCGACAGCATGTAGCCCATGTAGATGAAGAGGGGCAGCGTCAGGAGGGGGTACCAGTTGAGCAGGGAGATGCTTGCGTTGAAGGCCATCTCCGAACCGCCGTCTCCCCAGAGGAAGAGCGCGGATGCCGCAGCGATAAAGCCGATGACTCCGAATACCCGCTGTCCTGTCATGAGCAGGAGCATGAGGGTGGAGAACATCATGAGGGCGATCATTTCATGACTCATTAGAGCTCCCTCCCGGTGGCCTTTGCGACGTCTTTAAAGAAGTTGGAAATGGATTGCAGCAGCATGAGGAATATTCCGATTACCATGATGACCTTGATCGGCGACATGGGCGGTCCCCAGGCCGAATAGTTCATCTGGTTATATTGAATTGAATAGGCGGTGCTCGAGATGCCTCCGTAGAGGAGCATCACAAGGTAGAAGATCATACAGACGGAGGTGAAACAGTCGGTGGTGGCCCGGCGTTTCTCCGACCACTTGCTGTAGAATACATCCATGCGGACGTGGGCACGCAGCAGCATGGAGAAGCCGCCGCCCAGCAGGTAGTAGGCCGCCATGGTGAACTGAGCCATCTCAACACCCCAGATAATTGGTGAGTCGAAGATCGTTCTCGCGATGGACGAGTACAGGAGAATCGCCATCATCACGAACACGAGATACAGTGTCACCTGACCAACACGGGTATTTATCGCGTCAACATATTTGACGTACAGTCGTATTGCTTTTGGCACTTTCGTTCTCTTTTTATTGCGAAAAAATTGGTCTGATGACCTGATTTTAAGACAAAAAGTCCTCGCACACCTCAGGCGCGCGAGGACTTGTAACGCGCTTAACGTGGATTCGGGCAGCCTCATGAACCGCGAGGTCGGGGAGTGCGCCACTCCCCGATGGGGCTGTCCGAAGTCGGATTAGTAGCGGTAAGGCTTGCCTGCCTTCTCCATGGTCTGAGCGTATTCTTTGAGGATCTTGACGACGCGGGCGCTGCGATCACTGCGCTGGGCGATTTCGTCCCAGTATTTGTACGCTTCCTCTTCGACCACCTTCCACTCATCGTCAGGAATGGTAGTGAGTTCGAGCTTGCCGCCGGTGGTGCGGTAGAAAGCCTCGCCCCACCAGTACCAGTACAGGCGGTGGTAGTTGGAGCTGTCCATGGACATCTTGAAGAGTGCCTTGAGGTGTTCCGGCAGGGCTTCCCATTTGTCGGTATTGGCGAAGTAGGAACCAGCCCATGCACCGGAAATGTTGTTGGTCAGGTAGTACTTGGTGACGTTGGCCCAACCGACGGTGTAGTCTTCGGTGATACCGGACCATGCGATGCCGTCGAGTTCGCCGGTCTGCAGGGCGACTTCGACATCTTCCCAAGGCAGAGTGACGGGCACAACGCCAAAACGCTTCAGGAAGCGGCCGCCAGTGGGGAAGGTGAAGACGCGCTTGCCTTTGAGGTCCTTCACGCTGCGGATCGGTTCAACGGTGGCGAAGTTGCAGGGGTCCCATGCGCCGGCGCCGAGCCAGGAAACGCCATCGATCTCGTCGTATGCCTCTTTCCAGATTTCATTCAGACCATACTGGTTGAACAGGGTCGGGACATCGAGGGAATAGCGGGATGCGAACGGGAAATATGCGGCAAAGACGGAAACGTCGACAGGTGCGCCGATGGAGTCGTCATCACTCTGTACGGCGTCGATGGTGCCGCGCTGCATGGCGCGAAAGAGTTCGCCAGTGGGGACCAGCTGGTCAGCATTGTACAGCTCGATGACCATGTCGCCTTTGGCGATCTTGTTGAATGCATCGATCTGCGGCTTGATGACGTGTTCGGCAAGAGCAGGGCCGGCGTAGGTCTGGAGACGCCACCTGATGGTGGACTTCTGGCTGGCGTGGACAGCCGGGGCAACGGCTGCGGTTCCTGCGGCGGCTGCGATACCGGCGATACCTGCTTTGGTGATAAACTCTCTTCTCTTCATAAATCCCTCTCATCAAATAAGTTTGGGGTTCGAGTAGCGCTGGATGCGGTCCTAATCACATTCATGATGCTACTTTGGTCACTTCACTGTTTGTCCGGTCCGATCAGGGAGACTGGGTTAACCCTGCGTCGTTCTGGACTCGAACGCTAAAGCAACCTCCGTTCCAAACGTGCGTTTTTATGAAAATATGTGTATTTTTAGTTGTTTATGAGTGTTGAGAGTCGTTGGTGTCAGTCGAGTAGTTTGTCGCCTTGGTTACTTTTTTGTTTCAAAAGTGGTTAATATTGACAAAATTAGTCAAAATTAAAATTAGATGCAGTTGTAAACTGTATTTGCATTACAATAATAGCCAACTAGTAGCTGTTTGCGTTGATTGTTCTGAAAAGAGATTAACAAACAGTATATTTTCTGACCAAAATTTGTGGTCAAAATGGTTTTTCTTCGGTGAAGGTGGAATGCAAGGATGATGTTCTCATCAACGAAAAGGATGGATGAGGTCTTTTTACGAAAAATGATATGTCTAATTTAAGTGTTATTTCAGACTAATAAGATAGATGGGGCTTGTTGGAGATCTCTCGCATTAAGTTCGTTGGGCAAACTTCACATTTTCTCATAGCAGTTAAATCTGAGCGCTATTTGAATGCTTATCCTTTTGGACGAATTGTATGCGTGTGAGAATAAAATAGGCAAATCCCAGGAAACTTGTCTAGGAATCGACAATATGTGGCTACTTTCAGTCAGTAATGTCGATTTTTTGGTGAAAATTGCTGTGTGGTGCTATAGCAAGTCTTCCCATACCTGACAGGCCCCATCTGTTGCGGAGGATGGGGCCTGTCGGTACTAGGAGGTTGGGGGTGTTCCCAATGGTGTTATGCTATTTCTTTTTGGCGTCGAAAGCGCGCGCGGCCTTCGGCAATCATGGATTCGAGTCCATACTTCTTGACCCGGTATCCCATCTGACGGGGGGTGAGCCCGAGAGATTCGGCGGCCTTGTACTGGAGCCAACCGTTGCGTTCCAGTGCAGCCACGACTTCGTTGCGCTCGAATTCCTTGAGCGACATGGTCTTGTTGGTGGGCTCGGAAATCTGCATGACTTCCTGAGCCGCAGCGGTCTGGCCCGGAGTGAGGTAGGAGCGGAGGAAATCGAGGCCGATACGTTCTGAATCGGACATGATGACCAGTCGCTCGATGAGGTTCTGCATCTCGCGCACATTGCCCGGCCAGTCGTAGCGGATGAGCGCTTCGACGGCGGCGGGAGTAAAGTGCATGGCCCGATTGTAGTCGGTGGCCATCTGCTGCAGGAAGTGGTTGAGCAGACCGGTGATGTCTTCCTTGCGCTCGCGCAGGGCGGGGACGCGGATGGGGAAGACGTTGAGTCGATAGTAGAGATCGAGGCGAAATTTGCCCCGCTCCACCAGGTCGGCAAGGTCACGGTTGGTGGCCGTGAGAATACGGACGTCGATGGTGCGGGTTTTGTTGCTGCCGAGACGCTCAAGCTCTTTTTCCTGAAGCACTCGAAGCAGCTTGGACTGAAGGGCGATGGGGAGCTCGCCGATCTCATCCAGAAAGATGGTACCGTTATGGGCTTCCTCGAATCGGCCGGGGCGGGTGGAGGTGGCCCCGGTGAAGGCCCCTTTCTCGTGACCGAACAGTTCGGATTCGAGAAGGTTCTCCGGGATGGAGGCACAGTTGACCTTGATGAAGGGATGTCCCTGACGCTCGGAAAGCTCGTGAATGATGCGCGCGATGAGCGTCTTGCCCACGCCGGATTCGCCGAGCAGCAGCACGGTGGCGCGGGTGGGAGAGACTTTCTCCATCTGACGTTGTACTTCCACCATGGCCGCACTCTGGCCCACGATGTAAGGACCCTTGTTCGTCTTGGCGATCTGATACTTGAGGGAGGTGTTCTCGCTGCGAAGGGCTGCTTCGCGCTCAAGAATCTTTTCGTTCAGGCTGATGAACTGGGCGATGAGCGTGGCAACGACCTTGAGGAAGTCCACGTCTTCCTCGAAGGCGACTTCGTCTTCAAAGAGGCGGTCCACGTTGAGGACGCCGATGGGCTCACCGTGGAGAAGAATGGGGACACCGATGAAGGAGATCATGCCGCGTCGGATATTGCGCGATCCTGTCTTGTTCAGAAACAGGGGCTCGTTTTCGATGTCGGGCACAAAGTATGGTTCACCAGTCTGGAAGATACGACCGGTGACGCCCTCGTCCAGACGGTAAACTCCGCGCTGTTTTTCTTCTGCCGTGAGGCCGTAGGATGCACTGATGGAAAGGTGCCCGGTTTCGGGGTCGTGCAGGGTTACTGTGGCACGCTGCATGGAGAGCTGCTCATGCATTATGCGCAGGACCATTTCCAGCGCTGATTCAAGATTAAGCGCATGATCTATCGCCTGACAGATGGCTGGCAGGACAGCGAGTTTCAATCCATGTACCGTGGGTTCCATGGCTTGCTCTAGAGCAAACCGGGTGCCAAACCTTGTGGATTTTTATTATCCAATTATACCAGATGGTTAAATAGTTGCGAATGTGTACTAAAATTAACAATAAAGTAAAAACATGTGTTGAGGATGGCTAATTTGAGAACAATTTTGTGTGTTCGTATTTTCATGTCTTTGGATATTTCGGAACAAATT of the Pseudodesulfovibrio sp. zrk46 genome contains:
- a CDS encoding radical SAM protein is translated as MTVKDTTKHPCFNKEKAGDCGRVHLPVAPKCNIQCNYCNRKYDCVNESRPGVTSGVLKPFQAAEYMDQVLEKEPRITVAGIAGPGDPFANPKETLETMRLLNEKHPHLLFCLSSNGMGILPYLDEIAELGVSHVTITISAVDPKIGAQIYSWVKDGNVVYRGEQGAKILLERQLAAIKGLKERGLVVKVNSIVIPGINDEHIVEVAKVCSELGADIQNMIPLKPTSDTPFSHLPEPGRETVVPLRKEAGEFINQMTHCKRCRADAVGLLGDDKSASLCGTLQACSKLKPLEVNTPRPNVAVATREGMLVNQHLGEAKSFQIWTEADTGGYRLVEERPAPNAGCGPKRWYELAELLSDCRAVLCAAIGETPRLALEENGIQSHVVDGFINDALRYIFEGGDMNAIKVRRTGIGGGCAGGGGGCG
- the eutC gene encoding ethanolamine ammonia-lyase subunit EutC; amino-acid sequence: MTNDKPEIITEDHWHNLKKFTDARISLGRVGSSLPLRESLDFKLAHAQARDAVHTPFSIDKLANDLAASGIETIKLKSSVTDRSEYLTRPDLGRQLSEESRTAFDGITKGYDICVTVSDGLSSRAIHENALEFLNKFIPMAQRAGINSAPVALVENGRVAVADEIADRLQATLSIILIGERPGLSSPNSMGIYMTYSPKPGTTDEARNCISNVRNGGLTIDEGVQKLAYLTEMALASKKSGVELKDKMTPNYLPFKGEDAMLTE
- a CDS encoding ethanolamine ammonia-lyase subunit EutB, which gives rise to MAHEKKSLKELLALAAPLRSGDILAGIAAASEEERVRAQMELAEVPLKRFLNETVIPYEEDEVTRLIIDDHDAEAFAPISAMTVGDFRDWLLTNEASPQALAKLAPGVTPEMAAAVSKLMRVQDLILVASKCEVVTRFRNTIGQPGTFSVRLQPNHPTDDLNGIAASTLDGLCYGCGDAVIGINPATDSLPNITRLLHMLDSIIERYDIPTQSCVLTHVTTTMEAIKNGAPVDLCFQSIAGTEKANASFGISLGLLQEAHEATLSLKRGTVGNNVMYFETGQGSALSANAHHGVDQMTIEARAYAVARKFDPLLVNTVVGFIGPEYLYNGKQIIRAGLEDHFCGKLLGLPMGVDICYTNHAEADQDDMDMLLTLLGTAGCNFIMGIPGADDIMLNYQSTSFHDACYLRSLLGKKAAPEFELWLEAMGLHDDKGTLLPTSPSNRLMALPQNANN
- a CDS encoding TRAP transporter large permease subunit; protein product: MSHEMIALMMFSTLMLLLMTGQRVFGVIGFIAAASALFLWGDGGSEMAFNASISLLNWYPLLTLPLFIYMGYMLSESGIANDLYKMLHVWMGSLGGGLAIGTIVLMVAISAMNGLSVAGMAIGSSIALPEMLKRGYDKRMVTGVIQAGSSLGIMVPPSIVLVLYGMIARQPVSRLWLAGVGPGLLFAVLFIAYIVIRCKLQPELGPALSEEERNVSKAEKFRLLRAGLLPLAIIFSVTGLFMMGVTSLVESSSVGAVAATLAAIAKKRLTKKVMRDTLYSTLSVSCMFMWIILAALAFGAVFDGLGAVHAIERLFMEEWGLSPWGVLIMMQVSYIIMGMFLDDTAMLVIVAPLYIPLIIHLGFNPVWYGVLYTVTCQIAYMTPPFGYNLFLMKAMAPKEVTLVDIYSSIVPFVILMTFGLALIMIFPEIALYLPELYFGN
- a CDS encoding TRAP transporter small permease subunit, whose amino-acid sequence is MPKAIRLYVKYVDAINTRVGQVTLYLVFVMMAILLYSSIARTIFDSPIIWGVEMAQFTMAAYYLLGGGFSMLLRAHVRMDVFYSKWSEKRRATTDCFTSVCMIFYLVMLLYGGISSTAYSIQYNQMNYSAWGPPMSPIKVIMVIGIFLMLLQSISNFFKDVAKATGREL
- a CDS encoding TRAP transporter substrate-binding protein, which gives rise to MKRREFITKAGIAGIAAAAGTAAVAPAVHASQKSTIRWRLQTYAGPALAEHVIKPQIDAFNKIAKGDMVIELYNADQLVPTGELFRAMQRGTIDAVQSDDDSIGAPVDVSVFAAYFPFASRYSLDVPTLFNQYGLNEIWKEAYDEIDGVSWLGAGAWDPCNFATVEPIRSVKDLKGKRVFTFPTGGRFLKRFGVVPVTLPWEDVEVALQTGELDGIAWSGITEDYTVGWANVTKYYLTNNISGAWAGSYFANTDKWEALPEHLKALFKMSMDSSNYHRLYWYWWGEAFYRTTGGKLELTTIPDDEWKVVEEEAYKYWDEIAQRSDRSARVVKILKEYAQTMEKAGKPYRY
- a CDS encoding sigma 54-interacting transcriptional regulator, whose amino-acid sequence is MEPTVHGLKLAVLPAICQAIDHALNLESALEMVLRIMHEQLSMQRATVTLHDPETGHLSISASYGLTAEEKQRGVYRLDEGVTGRIFQTGEPYFVPDIENEPLFLNKTGSRNIRRGMISFIGVPILLHGEPIGVLNVDRLFEDEVAFEEDVDFLKVVATLIAQFISLNEKILEREAALRSENTSLKYQIAKTNKGPYIVGQSAAMVEVQRQMEKVSPTRATVLLLGESGVGKTLIARIIHELSERQGHPFIKVNCASIPENLLESELFGHEKGAFTGATSTRPGRFEEAHNGTIFLDEIGELPIALQSKLLRVLQEKELERLGSNKTRTIDVRILTATNRDLADLVERGKFRLDLYYRLNVFPIRVPALRERKEDITGLLNHFLQQMATDYNRAMHFTPAAVEALIRYDWPGNVREMQNLIERLVIMSDSERIGLDFLRSYLTPGQTAAAQEVMQISEPTNKTMSLKEFERNEVVAALERNGWLQYKAAESLGLTPRQMGYRVKKYGLESMIAEGRARFRRQKEIA